Proteins encoded together in one Lathyrus oleraceus cultivar Zhongwan6 chromosome 5, CAAS_Psat_ZW6_1.0, whole genome shotgun sequence window:
- the LOC127080813 gene encoding uncharacterized protein LOC127080813: protein MPDQPKPKILPDPAADRLRALEKKIKAVEGSNIFGASAMNMRLVSNVVIPTKFKTPDFEKYKGQTCPRSHLVMYFRKMVAHTKNDKLLVHCFQDSLSGASLRWYMSLEQGRIQSWKDLADAFLRQYKYNLDMAPNRMQLQGMTMNESESFKEYAQRWRELAAQVKPPLSEKEMTEIFVDTLKDPFFDRLVSSAASDFAHLVTIGDRIEKGLRDGKIPGAVAVPSAPKKYSGGFSKKREGETNAVSRSYKGKQ from the coding sequence ATGCCTGATCAACCAAAGCCTAAGATACTTCCAGATCCTGCTGCAGATAGGCTCCGTGCCCTGGAAAAGAAGATCAAAGCCGTAGAAGGAAGCAATATCTTCGGTGCCTCGGCCATGAACATGCGCTTGGTATCAAATGTAGTCATCCCGACTAAATTTAAAACtcctgatttcgagaaatacaaaggacagACTTGTCCAAGAAGTCACTTGGTAATGTACTTCAGGAAAATGGTTGCTCATACCAAAAATGACAAACTACTTGtacactgtttccaagacagtctgaGTGGAGCATCTctaagatggtacatgagcttagagcAAGGGAGGATTCAAAGCTGGAAGGACTTGGCAGACGCATTTCTTCGTCAGTACAAATATAACTTAGATATGGCACCTAATCGAATGCAATTGCAAGGGATGACTATGAATGAAAGCGAgtcatttaaagaatacgcccagcggtggagagagttggctgctcaggtaAAGCCACCATTGTCTGAAAAGGAAATGACCGAAATATTTGTAGACACCTtgaaggacccattctttgatAGATTGGTGAGTAGTGCAGCATCTGACTTCGCACATCTAGTCACAATTGGAGATCGCATAGAGAAAGGGTTGAGGGATGGAAAGATTCCAGGAGCCGTGGCAGTCCCTAGCGCACCGAAAAAGTATTCTGGAGGCTTTTCgaagaaaagagaaggtgaaacaaaCGCTGTATCCAGAAGCTACAAGGGGAAGCAATAG